The following proteins are encoded in a genomic region of Micromonospora olivasterospora:
- a CDS encoding transposase family protein, giving the protein MIAYRAMVDVPRELVRYLSRLLAAERRAKGTRRGTRALTCFYQALLVLVWFRKAEDVTLLGAGFGISRATAYRYRDEGIAVLAAQAQDLHTALRRVADDGWSHVILDGKLFDCDRLTETTLSVKGEIIDAWYSGKHRDFGANIQAIIRPDGLPIWTSAAMPGHLHDTSCARELGVTAALNWSAAELDLPALADSGYESAGHGIKTPVKQPTDGSRLAPDNRAYNRLLRGLRWQGERGFAILIGRWKTLRHTTASPRRIGDVVAAALHLTHFEYKYLPESC; this is encoded by the coding sequence GTGATCGCATATCGTGCCATGGTCGACGTCCCGAGGGAACTCGTGCGGTACCTCAGCCGGCTGCTTGCCGCGGAACGCCGAGCCAAGGGGACACGGCGCGGCACCCGCGCGTTGACCTGCTTCTACCAGGCACTGCTGGTGCTGGTCTGGTTCCGCAAGGCCGAGGACGTGACCCTGCTCGGCGCCGGGTTCGGCATCTCCCGGGCGACCGCGTACCGCTACCGCGACGAGGGCATCGCCGTGCTCGCCGCGCAGGCGCAGGATCTGCACACCGCGCTGCGCCGAGTCGCCGACGACGGCTGGTCCCACGTGATCCTCGACGGCAAGCTGTTCGACTGCGACCGGCTCACCGAGACCACCCTGTCGGTCAAGGGCGAGATCATCGACGCCTGGTACTCCGGAAAGCACCGCGACTTCGGCGCGAACATCCAAGCGATCATCCGCCCGGACGGACTGCCGATCTGGACATCGGCGGCGATGCCCGGGCACCTGCACGACACCAGCTGCGCCCGCGAACTCGGGGTGACCGCCGCGCTGAACTGGTCCGCCGCCGAACTGGACCTACCCGCACTGGCCGACTCCGGCTACGAAAGCGCAGGCCACGGCATCAAGACCCCAGTCAAGCAGCCTACTGACGGCAGCCGGCTCGCACCCGACAACCGCGCCTACAACCGGCTGCTGCGCGGGCTGCGCTGGCAAGGCGAACGCGGCTTCGCCATCCTGATCGGACGCTGGAAAACGCTACGCCATACCACCGCCAGCCCACGCCGGATCGGCGACGTCGTCGCCGCCGCGCTGCATCTGACTCATTTCGAGTACAAGTACCTACCCGAATCTTGTTGA
- a CDS encoding IS1182 family transposase, whose amino-acid sequence MSMRSRPLAQVPEQTMLVARAAFPKGSLAMSVRDQLGEVFADERFAAAFGVRGAPATSPGVLALVTALQYAEGLTDRQAAQMVVRAIDWKYCLGLELTDTGFDYSVLSKFRARLVEHGLERAAFDLLLQVLKDKGLIGAGGKARTDSTHVISAVRDLNRLELAGETVRAAVEVLAVAAAGWLATVIDIPEWNQRYGARVDSWRLPTSRTKRDRLAQVYGADAVRLLEAVWSPSAPAWLVELPAIETLRRMLVQNYQISADTRGRQVIKMRQADDDGLPPARHRITSPYDLDTRWAAKGEDLFWNGYKVHLTETCHADDDPPGAGTPAPPNLIINVATTGSTVPDVKATTPIHAALAASGLLPARHYLDAGYPCAETINTAADTYGVTMVTPASRDTSAQARAGTGFAKDAFTIDWATRQVTCPQGNTSGNWNPVSQHGTDAIVITFPTGACHPCPARTQCTASKRGRRHLTLRPQELHEALARNRADQARKTWQDDYALRAGVESTIHQAIAITGIRHARYRGLPKTRLQHAFSAIALNLTRIDAWWNDQPLDRTRTSHLARLDYTLAA is encoded by the coding sequence ATGTCGATGCGGTCGCGCCCGTTGGCGCAAGTTCCGGAGCAGACGATGCTGGTGGCCAGGGCGGCGTTTCCCAAGGGCAGTCTGGCGATGAGTGTGCGTGACCAGTTGGGTGAGGTGTTCGCTGATGAGCGGTTCGCGGCTGCTTTCGGGGTCCGGGGTGCGCCGGCGACCTCGCCGGGGGTCCTGGCTCTAGTGACGGCGTTGCAGTACGCCGAAGGGTTGACTGACCGGCAGGCGGCGCAGATGGTGGTCCGGGCCATCGACTGGAAGTACTGCCTGGGGCTGGAGCTGACCGATACCGGGTTCGACTACAGCGTGTTGAGCAAGTTCCGGGCCCGCCTCGTCGAGCACGGTCTGGAACGCGCCGCGTTCGACCTGCTCCTTCAGGTGTTGAAGGACAAGGGCCTGATCGGCGCCGGTGGCAAGGCCCGCACCGATTCCACCCACGTGATCTCAGCGGTGCGTGACCTCAACCGCCTCGAGTTGGCCGGGGAGACGGTCCGCGCCGCGGTGGAGGTCCTGGCCGTGGCCGCTGCGGGGTGGCTGGCCACGGTGATCGACATCCCCGAGTGGAACCAGCGATACGGCGCCCGCGTCGACTCCTGGCGGCTGCCGACCTCGCGGACCAAACGAGACCGGCTGGCGCAGGTTTACGGCGCCGACGCGGTGCGGCTGCTGGAAGCGGTCTGGTCGCCATCGGCCCCGGCGTGGCTGGTCGAGCTACCCGCGATCGAGACGCTACGCCGGATGCTGGTCCAGAACTACCAGATCAGCGCCGACACCCGCGGACGGCAGGTGATCAAGATGCGGCAGGCCGACGACGACGGTCTGCCGCCGGCCAGACACCGGATCACCTCCCCCTATGACCTCGACACCCGGTGGGCAGCCAAAGGCGAGGACCTGTTCTGGAACGGCTACAAGGTCCACCTCACCGAGACCTGCCACGCCGATGACGACCCGCCCGGCGCCGGCACCCCGGCTCCACCGAACCTGATCATCAACGTGGCGACCACCGGCTCGACCGTGCCCGATGTGAAGGCGACCACCCCCATCCACGCCGCCCTGGCCGCCTCGGGCCTGCTACCGGCCCGGCATTACCTCGACGCCGGCTACCCTTGCGCCGAGACGATCAACACCGCGGCCGACACGTACGGCGTCACGATGGTCACCCCCGCCTCCCGTGACACGTCCGCGCAGGCCAGGGCCGGTACCGGGTTCGCCAAGGACGCCTTCACCATCGACTGGGCCACCCGGCAGGTCACCTGCCCGCAAGGCAACACCAGCGGCAACTGGAACCCCGTCAGCCAGCACGGCACCGACGCAATCGTGATCACATTCCCCACCGGCGCCTGCCACCCCTGCCCAGCCCGAACCCAGTGCACCGCCTCCAAACGCGGCCGGCGTCACCTGACCCTGCGCCCCCAAGAGCTGCACGAAGCCCTGGCCCGTAACCGCGCCGACCAAGCCCGCAAGACCTGGCAGGACGACTACGCCCTGCGCGCCGGCGTGGAAAGCACCATCCACCAAGCCATCGCGATCACCGGCATCCGCCACGCCCGCTACCGCGGCCTACCGAAAACCCGTCTCCAACACGCATTCTCCGCAATAGCCCTGAACCTGACCAGGATCGATGCCTGGTGGAACGACCAGCCCCTCGACCGAACCAGAACAAGCCACCTCGCCCGCCTCGACTACACCCTCGCCGCCTGA
- a CDS encoding DUF3455 domain-containing protein has product MNLDQRVRDAADADAAGVKASTLIRERSMLSTVRSRIRALAVVGMAAVTGAVGGVTHAASAAKVAPPAAPATAGSGAHASSFLSIPDVIKPPAGSQPIGAYLVVSGTQTYTCVVPEGATAGAYTDASVPEALLFGTGGIVHHFAGPSWQSTHDGSLVTATKIASSNRSGTIPELLLKVTTRSGTGVLSEADYINRLMTSGGVAPTGPCTASETAEVQVPYSATYVFWDAPTA; this is encoded by the coding sequence GTGAACCTGGACCAGCGGGTCCGCGACGCCGCCGACGCCGACGCCGCCGGCGTGAAGGCGTCCACCCTCATCCGCGAGAGAAGCATGCTGAGCACGGTTCGGTCCCGTATTCGCGCGCTTGCGGTGGTCGGCATGGCAGCCGTGACCGGCGCCGTCGGTGGCGTAACCCACGCCGCCTCGGCTGCCAAGGTAGCGCCGCCCGCGGCGCCAGCCACGGCGGGCTCTGGCGCCCACGCCAGTTCGTTCCTGAGCATCCCCGACGTGATCAAACCGCCGGCCGGGTCCCAGCCGATCGGTGCCTACCTGGTCGTTAGCGGAACGCAGACCTACACGTGCGTTGTCCCCGAGGGAGCCACCGCCGGCGCCTACACGGACGCCTCGGTTCCCGAGGCGCTACTGTTCGGCACCGGCGGCATCGTTCACCACTTCGCAGGCCCGAGTTGGCAGTCCACTCACGACGGATCGCTGGTCACCGCGACCAAGATCGCTTCGTCGAATCGGTCTGGAACCATCCCGGAACTGCTGCTCAAGGTGACTACGCGCTCCGGCACCGGCGTCCTGTCCGAGGCCGACTACATCAACCGCCTGATGACCTCGGGCGGAGTCGCGCCGACGGGCCCCTGTACGGCCAGCGAAACGGCGGAGGTGCAGGTGCCATACTCGGCGACCTACGTCTTCTGGGACGCACCCACCGCTTGA
- a CDS encoding pentapeptide repeat-containing protein, giving the protein MRGVHLRDANLTEARLVDADLSGANLTGANLTKAKLGGADLTCARTDDLTRWPVGVARPAPCD; this is encoded by the coding sequence CTGAGAGGCGTGCACCTGAGGGACGCGAACCTAACCGAGGCGAGGTTGGTCGACGCGGACCTGTCCGGCGCGAACCTGACCGGCGCGAACCTGACCAAGGCGAAGTTGGGCGGCGCGGACCTTACGTGCGCCCGGACCGATGACCTCACCCGTTGGCCTGTGGGGGTGGCCCGGCCGGCGCCGTGTGACTGA